The region AATTCAATTAGTAATGCCATTACCAGCACATCGTCGAATTCCAGATGATATTTTTAAAGTGATCGAGAAATCGACAGTCAAAACTAGACTCCCCAAACCACCACGCTTTTACAATCATCGAGAATTGGTTGAGTTTGAAAAGGTAGCAGTTAATGCAAGGTTTCAAACCGCAGACGAGATGATTAAGGCACTTGAAGGAGCGGGTTTGTCTGCATTGCAAAACAAGAAAACGTTTTGGAGCCTTTTTAGAGGCTAACTCAGGCAGTGTCGGGTTGCCTATTCGGGAATCAAATCATTTAAAGCGTTCTCAATTTCTAGGAATTTCCATTCAAATCCGAGTTCTTTTAGTTTTTTGGGCTCTACGTTTTGGCTCGATAGTAAAACCTCATTCGCCATACTGCCCAGCGCTAGTTTCAATATAAATGAAGGTATTCTAAACAGTACAGGCCGTTGTACCCTTTTGGCTATTACCTTTGTTAGATTAGAAAATGAAACTGGATTTGGCGAAACCAGATTGAAAGCACCGTTGGCGTTCGAGTTAATTAAAAACTTTATTGCAGATACATGATCATCGATATGAATCCATGGAATTATTTGTTTGCCAGAGCCCAGAATTGCTCCAAGGTATAGTTTCAATGGCTTTAGAATTTTAGGCAGAAAACCACCTGCATTGGAAAGGACTATTCCAGTCCGGATTATAACCACCCTTGTTCTCGGGGAGCATCGCATGGCTTGTTTTTCCCATTCGGCCGTTAATTTCGACAGGAAACCAATTCCTTTGGGAGAATCTTCGTCTATGCGATCTGTTGAGTTGTGGTTGTAGAATCCCACAGCAGAGGCCTGCACGAATACTTTGGAAGGCAATTTACAAAGATTAATGGCCGTTGCAATTCTCGC is a window of Tenuifilaceae bacterium CYCD DNA encoding:
- a CDS encoding epimerase, producing the protein MKSAVVIGGTGLIGRKLTESLLDEGYNVKILSRDKSKIEKIFGNSVIPAIWNGHNSEELASIINGSDILINLTGHSIAVPWSKPNKVKIWNSRVGITARIATAINLCKLPSKVFVQASAVGFYNHNSTDRIDEDSPKGIGFLSKLTAEWEKQAMRCSPRTRVVIIRTGIVLSNAGGFLPKILKPLKLYLGAILGSGKQIIPWIHIDDHVSAIKFLINSNANGAFNLVSPNPVSFSNLTKVIAKRVQRPVLFRIPSFILKLALGSMANEVLLSSQNVEPKKLKELGFEWKFLEIENALNDLIPE